In Ptiloglossa arizonensis isolate GNS036 chromosome 6, iyPtiAriz1_principal, whole genome shotgun sequence, the DNA window acaaatttaaaatcATTAATCTTAATTGTTTATTAatgtttaatataatattcagAGAGACAGTTGGTATTATGTTATTGAAAAAAATGGGATGGAGACCAGGTCAGGGAGTAGGATCTAGACTTACAAAAAAGGAGAAAGCTaaaataaaaaggagaaatgacAAAATAAGAACATCACAGCAACAGCCTAAAATACCAAGTTCAGAAAGTAGTATGGAAGATTCAGAAGATGATTATGGAGATATTACATTTGCTCCTGATGATTATGAACCATTCAGGTAGGTTCAAAGTCTTTGtgctataattttgataaaCAATAAGCATATAATGGCAATAATATAGCAATtaaattaatgtttattttCCATAGATGTAACCCAAAAGACAATTATTTTGGTATAGAATATAGTGGCTTAGACAGGAGAACTGTACTTTCTGGTcatattaatttatttgataCTCCTGCATTTAGTATTcatgaaaaaaacaaaaagctaTCGATACATGGACAAGCGTTCGGAGTTGGCGCGTTTGAAGCTGACGATGAAGATATATATGAAAGAGAAGATATGTCGCGTTACGACTTCACATTAGCTCCGGAACGAAAAACAAAGACGGGATGGTCTGATGAGAACAATTCTAAATTATTGAATAACGATAGTCTAGAAGGTTTTGTGccagcaaaaaaaaaattagagcaTAAAAAAGTCTTTCCACCTCCAGAGTTGCCTAAAGATTTTGTACCAGTGCACGCAGTCAGAAAAAGTCGTTTTTATCCACCAATCGAAAATGTTCCTCGCACGGCAGAAAACGGAAGACGTAAAGATCTTACAGCTGCGGATAGGGCTAGGATATTAGAGGATACTCATAGTATTAAGAAAGTATCAGATGCGCAACCAAATGCAGTGCCATCGGTTGCTTCTAACATAATTTCTAAAACGCTGAATTTACATGGCAAGCAGCAAACTGGGATGAGGCAAAATCTAGAAAATCAACAGACTAAAGCAGCCATGTCCTGGATGGATAAATTGAACTTACAGAGTTTTATTAAAGGCGGCATTGTTGGATCTAGTAAAGAGTCTGAAGGAAGCTTCAAAAAATTGGAAGAATATAAGGATACTCCCTCTACATCCGAGGAATgccaaataaatataaacagtaGTAAGCCTGAGGATGACAATTCCACAAAGAAAAGTACAATGAAACTGTTTTTATCTGACCCTGATAAGCAGAGACGTTTCGAGCAATACTTAGTATTCTCAAAGAAAGCTGAACAAAATAAACTCGAAAGTATACAATCATTATCAATGACAGAGTGGGACAGGGAACATGAACGCGCCGAATTTGAGCAAGTAGCTAGATTATTTGGAGAGCCAACAAATGATTATGTTGCAAATAAATTTACATATGCTTCTGACCCTACCAGTTTGGAAACAGTCTCTACAAAATGCAGTGAAGAGGATGAAATGAAGCAGGCTGTGAAGATGAAAATGTTTGGAAAACTAACGAGAGAACGAATAGAATGGAAGCCTGCAAGTATAGTCTGTAAGAGATTCAATATTCCTGAACCAAAAGTCGGTTGTGCCCAACCTCAGATGCAGAAGAGGAcagttaaattttcaatttttgattCTCTTAATTGGAGCAATTCTACAAAATTTTTAAGAGCAACTGATACAGTGTTGAAAGAAATAGACACAACCGATGCTCAATCAAAAGACAAAACCAAGTCAGTTGTAAAGTCGGATAACGATATACCTTTTAATAATTGTCAGACATTAGAACCTATGtcagagaaaataaaaaatttcgaagcTTCTTATGAAAAAGTTTTCGGCAAAGAAGTCCAAGAAGCATCCTTCAGGATTTCTGaagttaaacaaaatttgattaACGAAACACATACAACCCCGCTACCAGATGTTGTAGATAAAACTGGGAAAGATCTAGAAGGTGATAGTAAAATGGAAGTAGAATTGAAGAGTAaatcggaagaaaaaaaagatcttTTCAAAGCAATTTTCTTAAGCAGTAGTGAAGAATCTGATTCAGAACCTGAGGAAAGCATGGATAGCGAGGCTGTAAAATCAGTTTTGATTGGTAAAGCTCCCAGTGAAATGAATGTAAACAGAAACACTTCTCcaccaagaggaatttttgctaAGGTGGATTTGGACAATTTACTGACAAGTTCAAAAAGCAGTACTCAAACAaacgaaaatgtaaataaagagAAAGATGTAAACTTAGCAGTGAGTTCTGAACAAGTAATTCACGATAGTAGTTCAAATCCTGTGGAACCACTAATGTTGCCTAACATGTACGGACCTGCTTTACCCTCCAGGTTATTAAAAAATGACAATTCAATAGCAGATGCATCCAGTTCACAAACCTCGAAGCCTGTGTTTAAAAGTATTGTTGTATCAAAACCCAAGATGAATTCTAAGATCTCTGGGGTATGGGTAGAGCGAGGAAAAGTGAAGAAgtcaaaaaaagagaagaagaaacacAAGCACAAAGAGCATAAAAATTCAAAACATAagcgaaaatcgaagaaagaaaagcgtGACTCGTGATTCAGAAGACTAAAATTGTAATGAAGGAATGAAACAAGCACCCTGTCGATAATGGAAATACGTGTGCTGTTTATTTATTGTACGTTCCTTTTTGTTTACAGCATCGTATAGTGTAATTGTTTACATTTAATGAAGTATTTGGAAATGCTCGTGTGAATTTGTAATTACAACGGCAAGTCTATAATTACAATTAGTAAAGGCACATCCGATATGTACAAGAATATATATCTTTTCGTATATGCTCTAATACGCATAATTGAGCAATCTCCTTTATTTCATTGTAGTGACATTTGTTGCTGTTATATACTTAAACAATAATTATGTTGATAATGCTAACTCGGAGCATC includes these proteins:
- the LOC143148743 gene encoding G patch domain-containing protein 1, whose protein sequence is MSDSDDENYVSFGVALDPIDEDNVSRKKPVTIEDQYAYDAQGRRRFHGAFTGGFSAGYFNTVGTRDGWRPQQFKSSRSSKAENVTQRPEDFMDEEDTSQFGIAPKGIRATSDYIDHGQRGVKRERINHDSSGPIPGTPVLRELLKPVKETVGIMLLKKMGWRPGQGVGSRLTKKEKAKIKRRNDKIRTSQQQPKIPSSESSMEDSEDDYGDITFAPDDYEPFRCNPKDNYFGIEYSGLDRRTVLSGHINLFDTPAFSIHEKNKKLSIHGQAFGVGAFEADDEDIYEREDMSRYDFTLAPERKTKTGWSDENNSKLLNNDSLEGFVPAKKKLEHKKVFPPPELPKDFVPVHAVRKSRFYPPIENVPRTAENGRRKDLTAADRARILEDTHSIKKVSDAQPNAVPSVASNIISKTLNLHGKQQTGMRQNLENQQTKAAMSWMDKLNLQSFIKGGIVGSSKESEGSFKKLEEYKDTPSTSEECQININSSKPEDDNSTKKSTMKLFLSDPDKQRRFEQYLVFSKKAEQNKLESIQSLSMTEWDREHERAEFEQVARLFGEPTNDYVANKFTYASDPTSLETVSTKCSEEDEMKQAVKMKMFGKLTRERIEWKPASIVCKRFNIPEPKVGCAQPQMQKRTVKFSIFDSLNWSNSTKFLRATDTVLKEIDTTDAQSKDKTKSVVKSDNDIPFNNCQTLEPMSEKIKNFEASYEKVFGKEVQEASFRISEVKQNLINETHTTPLPDVVDKTGKDLEGDSKMEVELKSKSEEKKDLFKAIFLSSSEESDSEPEESMDSEAVKSVLIGKAPSEMNVNRNTSPPRGIFAKVDLDNLLTSSKSSTQTNENVNKEKDVNLAVSSEQVIHDSSSNPVEPLMLPNMYGPALPSRLLKNDNSIADASSSQTSKPVFKSIVVSKPKMNSKISGVWVERGKVKKSKKEKKKHKHKEHKNSKHKRKSKKEKRDS